The Candidatus Krumholzibacteriia bacterium genomic sequence GGGTCGCGACGGCGGCCGGGCGGCGCAGGGCGTCGAGCCAACGGGTCCAGCGGTCCCGGACCTCCATTTCGCGCGCCTGCTTGTGTTCGTGCAGGCGGCGTTCGAGTTCCCGGACCAGCAGCTCGCGGAACACGGGCTCGCGCGGCGGGAGTCCGCCGGCGTCGACGTACGACTCGTAGAACACACGGCCGAGATGGGGCCGGGGTTCGGCCTCGCAGATCGCCATCTCCACGAGGTCTGCCTCGGGCGGGCCCCAGGCGCAGAAGCTCCAGTCGATGACGCCGCTGATGGTCCAGCCGTCGTGGGCATGGCCCTCGACCAGCAGATTGCCCAGATGGGCGTCCCCGTGCAACAGGCACGTCTGGGAAACGGGGGGATCCACGCTGATCGTGCGGATCACCGAGGGATCGTCCGGGCCGCGCTCGACGCGGTGGAGGGCGGCCAGGGAGCGGCCCAGCTCGATGCAGATCCGGCT encodes the following:
- a CDS encoding phosphotransferase, producing MTTPDTASDRARDVLIRGGYAPRQVEPAGTGSQHHLFVVELDDGPMRLLRLPRVEFIDRLRPVLQAEAEAALRASRVLPAPHPAELLPAIDLPEASLEPILPGTRASALRRDTGGNPDLSRICIELGRSLAALHRVERGPDDPSVIRTISVDPPVSQTCLLHGDAHLGNLLVEGHAHDGWTISGVIDWSFCAWGPPEADLVEMAICEAEPRPHLGRVFYESYVDAGGLPPREPVFRELLVRELERRLHEHKQAREMEVRDRWTRWLDALRRPAAVATQVFAVGREPGRGLT